In Methermicoccus shengliensis DSM 18856, a single genomic region encodes these proteins:
- the tgtA gene encoding tRNA guanosine(15) transglycosylase TgtA → MSRRYELFEIREKDVLGRIGVLNTPHGKVETPLLMPVINPNKLILSPQQMKRMGVKMLITNAYIIYRTPELRERAQRKGVHGLLGFDGPIMTDSGSYQLSVYGNLEVESDEIVRFQSTIGSDVVVPVDIPTPPHVPRRRAEKELGITLENVRRARQLLNELKGSGLLAAPVQGSTYPELRHRAALELSGIGDVYPIGAVVPLMEQYRFDVLAQVIMHSKMGLPPCAPVHLFGAGHPMVLALAVALGCDLFDSAAYALYAAKGRYLTPQGTQVLSDMQELPCACPVCAEHTPEELGRNEMALAEHNLRVALTELKLIRECIREGTLTELVQQRCRAHPKLLSALRAAMSHASYIEEIAPQPRAPFFYGGPESVQRPEVIRHRRRLLDMDIGESCLVLSGRPRGVHGSRGVHGSHHTVCILIAPFGPCPIELCETFPVNTVSIEGDLEAKQCALEALEALILANPSCSFDIELDESWCIPLLLPIIGRLEAFNNVKHIDVKKEIHEGMSHE, encoded by the coding sequence TTGTCAAGGAGGTATGAGTTGTTCGAAATACGGGAAAAAGATGTTCTGGGCAGAATAGGGGTGCTCAACACGCCCCACGGCAAGGTGGAAACACCCCTGCTCATGCCCGTGATAAACCCTAACAAGCTCATACTCAGCCCCCAGCAGATGAAAAGGATGGGCGTCAAGATGCTCATCACCAACGCCTACATCATATACCGCACCCCAGAGCTGAGGGAGCGAGCACAGCGGAAGGGTGTGCACGGGTTGCTTGGCTTTGATGGCCCAATAATGACGGACTCAGGTTCCTACCAGCTCTCAGTGTATGGGAACCTCGAGGTCGAGAGCGATGAAATCGTGCGGTTTCAGAGTACCATCGGAAGCGATGTGGTGGTGCCAGTGGACATCCCAACCCCCCCGCACGTACCACGGAGGCGGGCAGAGAAGGAGCTTGGGATAACGCTCGAAAATGTGAGAAGGGCAAGGCAACTCCTAAACGAGCTCAAAGGCAGTGGGCTGCTCGCAGCCCCCGTGCAGGGCTCCACGTATCCCGAGCTGCGGCACAGAGCTGCACTGGAGCTTTCGGGCATTGGAGATGTGTACCCCATCGGCGCAGTCGTGCCCCTGATGGAGCAGTACAGGTTCGACGTGCTCGCACAGGTAATCATGCACTCCAAGATGGGGCTTCCTCCATGCGCACCAGTGCACCTGTTTGGTGCTGGCCACCCAATGGTGCTTGCCCTTGCCGTTGCACTGGGGTGCGACCTGTTTGACTCTGCAGCCTATGCCCTCTATGCCGCCAAGGGCAGATACCTGACACCCCAAGGAACCCAGGTGCTCTCTGATATGCAGGAGCTTCCATGTGCATGCCCCGTGTGCGCAGAGCACACACCAGAGGAGTTGGGCCGCAACGAGATGGCGCTCGCCGAGCACAACCTGCGCGTCGCCCTCACAGAGCTAAAGCTGATAAGAGAGTGCATCCGTGAAGGTACGCTCACAGAGCTCGTGCAGCAGCGGTGTCGAGCACACCCAAAGCTGCTCTCAGCACTCAGGGCTGCCATGTCTCACGCCAGCTATATAGAGGAAATCGCTCCCCAGCCAAGGGCTCCCTTCTTCTATGGGGGTCCAGAGAGTGTGCAAAGACCAGAAGTGATAAGGCACAGAAGAAGGCTGCTGGATATGGACATCGGGGAAAGCTGCCTCGTGCTCTCGGGCCGTCCTCGAGGTGTGCACGGCTCCCGAGGTGTGCACGGCTCCCATCACACCGTGTGCATCCTCATAGCTCCCTTCGGACCCTGCCCCATCGAGCTGTGCGAGACATTTCCCGTGAACACCGTGAGCATTGAGGGGGACTTGGAGGCGAAGCAATGCGCCCTTGAGGCTCTGGAGGCCCTCATACTGGCAAATCCCAGCTGTAGCTTTGATATAGAGCTGGACGAGAGCTGGTGTATCCCTCTACTCCTACCAATAATTGGAAGATTGGAAGCTTTTAACAATGTTAAGCACATTGATGTGAAGAAAGAAATACACGAGGGGATGTCACATGAATGA
- a CDS encoding transcriptional regulator — translation MNDGCRPACERVVFYVLPAIRAQLARVLVKEYGVPQQKVAELMGLTSAAVSQYINSKRGAELALSNSVMEHIHECAQQMLSREAEKDYICKICHLIQSEGIILKEDE, via the coding sequence ATGAATGATGGCTGCAGACCTGCCTGTGAGAGGGTAGTTTTTTATGTGCTTCCCGCCATCAGGGCTCAGCTCGCAAGGGTGCTCGTGAAGGAGTACGGCGTGCCCCAGCAAAAGGTGGCCGAGCTCATGGGGCTCACCAGCGCCGCAGTATCCCAGTACATCAACTCCAAGCGGGGAGCTGAGCTGGCCCTTTCGAATAGCGTTATGGAGCACATCCATGAATGTGCCCAGCAGATGCTTTCGAGGGAGGCGGAGAAGGACTACATATGTAAGATATGTCATCTCATTCAGAGCGAGGGAATAATTCTTAAGGAGGATGAGTAG
- the trkA gene encoding Trk system potassium transporter TrkA, with protein MRIVIVGAGNVGYNLARLLSKRHDVLVIEKDPGRCAYVEEHLDVDVICGNGANVKLLNEAVAMGAKMLIALTNVDEVNIVACISIKRLDEDVLTVARVRNPDYVDTPVSSRKFVGVDIMISPEMLTATKVLQIISIPGAIDYEAMPNLGVEIIQFKIEEEHTSLIDIPLKDLPIPKECIVVAIHRDGNIIIPKGEDVFLAKDRVIVIGKPQSTHAFARLFGDASELKRFVLVGGSIAGLYIAKLLDEKKLDVKLIEEDEERCRVLSEQLKNVLVIHADATDPNVLRNEKVGNADALVCITDNEEKNLLCSLIGKKMGVPKVVARFAKVEYEEIFDMVGVDAAVGYHQVMANEVVKQIFRERTEAVLILERFSEEVIGLTVDSKAKIAGKPLRAVKFPEGAIIALVLRGEEVIIPKGETVLNEGDRVVLFTLTDEIPKLEKLFHTTLPLR; from the coding sequence ATGCGCATAGTCATCGTGGGAGCTGGCAACGTCGGCTACAACCTTGCAAGGCTGCTCTCCAAAAGGCACGACGTGCTGGTGATTGAAAAAGACCCGGGGCGCTGTGCCTATGTGGAGGAGCACCTCGATGTAGATGTCATATGTGGGAACGGTGCCAATGTCAAGCTGCTCAACGAAGCAGTGGCTATGGGTGCCAAGATGCTCATCGCCCTCACGAACGTAGACGAGGTCAACATAGTGGCGTGCATATCCATAAAGAGGCTGGACGAGGACGTGCTGACAGTGGCGAGGGTGAGAAATCCTGACTATGTGGACACCCCCGTATCCAGCAGAAAGTTCGTGGGGGTGGACATAATGATATCGCCTGAGATGCTCACTGCCACCAAGGTGCTGCAGATCATATCCATCCCCGGGGCAATAGACTACGAGGCGATGCCAAACCTCGGTGTGGAGATCATCCAGTTCAAGATTGAAGAGGAGCATACCTCTCTGATCGACATTCCCCTGAAAGACCTTCCCATCCCCAAGGAGTGCATCGTGGTGGCCATCCACCGTGATGGAAACATCATAATCCCCAAAGGGGAAGACGTGTTCTTGGCGAAAGATAGAGTCATCGTAATAGGCAAGCCCCAGAGCACCCACGCATTTGCCCGGCTATTTGGAGACGCTTCCGAGCTCAAGCGCTTTGTGCTAGTTGGAGGGAGCATTGCAGGTCTATACATAGCCAAGCTCCTGGACGAAAAAAAGCTCGATGTGAAGCTCATAGAGGAGGACGAGGAACGGTGCAGAGTGCTCTCGGAACAGCTGAAAAATGTCCTTGTAATTCATGCGGATGCCACCGACCCAAACGTGCTGAGAAATGAAAAGGTGGGAAATGCCGATGCCCTCGTGTGCATCACCGACAACGAGGAAAAAAACCTGCTGTGCAGCCTCATAGGTAAGAAGATGGGTGTTCCAAAGGTGGTTGCAAGGTTCGCCAAGGTGGAGTACGAGGAGATATTCGATATGGTGGGTGTGGATGCTGCAGTGGGCTACCATCAGGTGATGGCAAACGAGGTGGTAAAGCAGATATTCAGAGAGCGTACCGAGGCAGTGCTCATTCTCGAGAGGTTTTCCGAGGAGGTCATAGGGCTCACAGTGGACAGCAAGGCAAAGATAGCTGGAAAGCCCCTAAGGGCTGTTAAGTTTCCAGAGGGAGCCATCATAGCCCTCGTGCTCAGGGGGGAGGAGGTGATAATCCCCAAAGGGGAGACCGTGCTGAACGAGGGGGACAGGGTGGTGCTGTTCACCCTCACTGATGAGATACCAAAGCTTGAAAAGCTGTTTCATACAACACTTCCACTGAGATAG
- a CDS encoding TrkH family potassium uptake protein, producing MRERKESTLMSLFGAVLFYLAIALLLPTVVALYYGEGVEAYLYPFVITLFMAIVLLLRYRPSDTIHTSEAFFAVSVGWLIGMCVASAPFILSGYGLVDSMFEAMSGLTTTGSTILSSIEDAPKSLLFWRSLIQWLGGAGIIMVFVAVLPTLGVGGRQLFRGEFPGHDVQSIRLRIRHTARLFFYVYLVFSAALFVILLFARVGVYDSLCIVFSTLSTGGFSPHTESIAYYGSPFVEWVVVVFMFLCGANFYTHYRGLYEHPIHYIKSAEFRAYCIIVGSAIAAVWAAVELAESPPITYGLREAAFQVVSLMSTTGFTTANYDGWPTPVKVLLLMLMVIGGSTGSTAGAMKVARLLISLNFIRLTLYKLVHPSAIVPIKFDDKCVSEDVLSSVAAFVVAYMGLICLSTLLLLSMGLGASDALSASVATIGNVGPGFGGVGPTEYYGWLPSGAKLMLIFNMWAGRLELFTVFVLFLPAFWRELRKKER from the coding sequence TTGAGAGAGCGAAAAGAGAGCACGCTGATGAGTCTGTTCGGAGCAGTGCTGTTCTATCTGGCCATCGCTCTGCTGCTCCCGACTGTCGTCGCCCTGTATTATGGTGAGGGTGTGGAGGCGTATCTCTACCCTTTCGTAATAACACTATTCATGGCCATCGTGCTTCTGCTGCGCTATCGCCCGTCTGATACCATACACACCTCAGAGGCGTTCTTTGCAGTCTCGGTGGGCTGGCTTATCGGGATGTGTGTGGCATCGGCACCCTTCATTCTGAGCGGATATGGGCTTGTTGACAGCATGTTCGAGGCGATGAGCGGGCTTACCACCACTGGCTCCACCATCCTGAGTTCAATCGAGGATGCGCCAAAGAGCCTTCTGTTCTGGAGGAGCCTCATTCAGTGGCTCGGTGGGGCTGGAATCATCATGGTGTTCGTGGCAGTGCTGCCCACGTTGGGAGTTGGAGGAAGACAGCTGTTCAGGGGCGAGTTTCCGGGCCACGATGTGCAGAGCATCCGCCTTCGGATAAGGCACACTGCAAGGCTGTTCTTCTACGTGTACCTCGTGTTCTCAGCTGCCCTTTTTGTGATACTGCTCTTTGCGAGGGTGGGAGTGTACGACTCGCTGTGTATAGTGTTCTCCACCCTGTCCACTGGGGGGTTCTCTCCACACACGGAGAGCATCGCCTATTACGGCAGCCCATTCGTGGAGTGGGTCGTGGTGGTGTTCATGTTTCTGTGTGGTGCCAACTTCTACACACACTACAGAGGACTATATGAGCACCCCATACACTACATCAAGAGCGCCGAGTTCAGGGCTTATTGCATCATTGTGGGCAGTGCGATAGCAGCCGTGTGGGCTGCAGTGGAGCTTGCCGAGAGCCCTCCCATAACCTACGGGCTCAGGGAGGCTGCATTTCAGGTGGTCTCCCTGATGAGCACCACTGGGTTCACAACAGCCAACTATGATGGATGGCCCACTCCAGTCAAGGTTCTGCTTCTCATGCTGATGGTGATCGGCGGCTCCACTGGCTCGACGGCTGGAGCCATGAAGGTGGCAAGGTTGCTCATCAGCCTGAACTTCATCAGGCTCACGCTGTACAAGCTGGTGCACCCAAGCGCCATCGTCCCCATCAAGTTCGACGACAAGTGCGTGAGCGAGGATGTTCTATCATCGGTTGCGGCCTTTGTGGTCGCCTATATGGGCCTGATATGTCTCTCAACGCTCCTCCTGCTGTCCATGGGCCTTGGGGCATCTGATGCGTTATCGGCATCAGTCGCCACAATAGGCAACGTGGGTCCTGGCTTTGGCGGGGTAGGTCCCACAGAATACTATGGCTGGCTGCCCTCTGGAGCAAAGCTGATGCTCATATTCAACATGTGGGCTGGAAGGCTGGAGCTGTTCACGGTGTTCGTGCTATTCCTTCCAGCTTTCTGGAGGGAGCTTCGTAAAAAGGAGAGATGA
- the ade gene encoding adenine deaminase gives MSMSGEWEEQIRAALGEIPCELVIRDVDIVLCGAGKVAKGDIAVHRGTIVGMLEHYEAQREMDGEGMYALPGFIDGHIHLESSMLTFCEFSKLAVPHGTTALVCDPHEIANVCGLSGIEELMREAASVPLSVFFTAPSCVPATPLETSGARLDASQLEPLIVRDEVVGLAELMNMAGAIHRDPEVMLKVRAARRVHKRVDGHCPLLSGKQLNAYMMAGPSSDHESTLPEEALEKLEKGMWVMIREGSVSKNMEEVLGGLLDAHVDMRRCMLVSDDRHPLDIRKRGYFEGVLTRAIEMGVEPVEAVAMVSLNPAQYFNLDGFGEIAVGKRADIVLTDGLEDISIQRVLVGGKEVASNGKMLADVPSYRFSPALRDTVRLPPLTESSFAVRTHAEDTTRVRVIGVLEDSLITESLRWELPVVDGEIREDVDADVLRIAVVHRHGKTDSIGLGFVRGFGLNGGTIGSTVAHDSHNLVLVGARKRDMLVAAQHLASVGGGFVAVRDGDVVASLQLELAGLMTTASSEEVSTGLDELHRVVAGWGCPLSSPFMTLSFMCLPPIPHLKLTDVGLVEDFSLVSLEVSSL, from the coding sequence ATGAGTATGAGTGGGGAGTGGGAGGAGCAGATACGGGCAGCCTTGGGGGAGATTCCGTGCGAGCTTGTGATAAGAGATGTGGACATCGTGCTGTGCGGAGCTGGAAAAGTGGCAAAGGGCGACATAGCGGTGCACAGGGGCACCATAGTGGGAATGCTCGAGCACTACGAGGCACAGAGGGAGATGGATGGCGAGGGTATGTACGCCCTTCCGGGGTTCATTGATGGACACATCCATCTGGAGAGCTCGATGCTCACGTTTTGCGAGTTCTCCAAGCTCGCAGTACCCCATGGCACCACCGCCCTCGTGTGTGACCCCCACGAGATAGCCAATGTGTGCGGGCTCTCTGGCATTGAGGAGCTGATGCGAGAGGCTGCGAGCGTTCCCCTCTCGGTGTTCTTCACGGCCCCCTCCTGTGTTCCAGCCACCCCTCTCGAGACGAGCGGAGCACGCCTCGATGCATCCCAGCTCGAGCCCCTTATCGTGAGGGACGAGGTGGTTGGGCTCGCAGAGCTGATGAACATGGCAGGTGCCATCCATCGCGACCCAGAGGTGATGCTCAAGGTGAGAGCTGCACGACGAGTGCACAAGAGGGTGGATGGGCACTGCCCGCTGCTAAGTGGCAAGCAGCTCAATGCCTATATGATGGCAGGTCCCAGCTCAGACCACGAGAGCACACTGCCCGAGGAGGCGCTCGAAAAGCTGGAAAAGGGGATGTGGGTGATGATACGGGAGGGCAGTGTCTCCAAAAACATGGAAGAGGTGCTCGGTGGGCTGCTGGATGCCCACGTGGACATGAGAAGATGCATGCTCGTGTCGGATGACCGCCACCCATTGGACATACGGAAGAGGGGATACTTCGAAGGGGTGCTAACGAGGGCAATCGAGATGGGGGTAGAGCCAGTGGAGGCTGTGGCGATGGTGAGTCTCAATCCAGCCCAGTACTTCAATCTCGATGGGTTCGGGGAGATTGCGGTGGGGAAGAGGGCAGACATCGTGCTAACCGACGGCCTCGAAGACATCAGCATCCAGCGAGTGCTGGTTGGAGGTAAAGAGGTGGCATCCAATGGTAAGATGCTCGCAGATGTTCCCAGCTATCGCTTCTCCCCAGCCCTGAGAGATACCGTGAGGCTACCCCCCCTCACCGAGAGCTCATTTGCGGTGAGGACGCACGCAGAGGATACGACGAGGGTGAGGGTGATTGGGGTGCTGGAGGACTCCCTGATCACCGAGAGCTTGAGGTGGGAGCTTCCCGTGGTGGATGGGGAAATACGTGAGGATGTGGACGCAGACGTGCTTCGCATCGCGGTCGTCCACAGACATGGAAAGACTGACAGCATAGGGCTCGGGTTTGTGAGGGGGTTTGGGCTAAACGGTGGGACGATTGGCTCCACGGTGGCGCACGACTCCCACAACCTCGTGCTCGTGGGCGCTCGCAAGAGGGACATGCTCGTGGCTGCCCAGCACCTCGCATCAGTGGGAGGAGGGTTTGTGGCGGTGCGTGATGGAGATGTGGTGGCATCCCTGCAGCTCGAGCTGGCAGGCCTCATGACCACCGCCTCCTCAGAGGAAGTCAGCACGGGACTCGATGAGCTGCACAGGGTAGTGGCAGGATGGGGCTGCCCCCTATCCTCCCCCTTCATGACCCTCTCCTTCATGTGCCTTCCCCCCATTCCCCATCTAAAGCTCACGGACGTGGGGCTGGTGGAGGACTTCTCGCTCGTGTCCCTTGAGGTAAGCTCTTTATAA
- the hpt gene encoding hypoxanthine/guanine phosphoribosyltransferase produces MLELLRESLKGCPIVMKGGYPYFVHPLTDGVPMIPPHLLREVAGEIARIAHTDVDKIITVEAMGIPIGSALSLHTGIPLCIVRKRSYGLDGEVCIEQHTGYSRSSLYINGIHRGDRLLVVDDVVSTGGTMISLLTALQKMGADVRDVVVVFKRGEGLSRVESTMGRKIKYLLEVEVVDNTLVEVHTQ; encoded by the coding sequence ATGCTCGAGCTGCTAAGAGAGTCGCTGAAGGGGTGCCCGATAGTGATGAAAGGTGGTTATCCATACTTCGTGCACCCCCTCACGGATGGTGTGCCCATGATACCACCCCACCTTTTAAGGGAGGTGGCAGGGGAGATTGCGCGCATTGCACACACTGATGTGGACAAGATCATCACCGTTGAGGCGATGGGGATACCCATAGGCTCTGCCCTCTCACTGCACACGGGCATCCCACTGTGCATCGTGCGAAAGCGCAGCTATGGTCTCGATGGCGAGGTGTGCATTGAGCAGCACACTGGCTACTCGCGCTCCAGCCTGTACATCAACGGCATCCACAGGGGAGACAGGCTGCTCGTGGTGGATGACGTGGTGAGCACGGGAGGAACGATGATTTCGCTGCTCACCGCCCTCCAGAAGATGGGAGCAGATGTGAGAGATGTGGTGGTGGTGTTCAAGAGGGGCGAGGGGCTCAGCAGAGTGGAGAGCACGATGGGAAGAAAGATTAAGTACCTGCTCGAGGTCGAGGTGGTGGACAACACGCTCGTAGAGGTGCACACACAATGA
- a CDS encoding tryptophan--tRNA ligase, with the protein MKLDPWGSGALEDYERLFGEFGIQPFEPLLSRMPNPHRLMRRRIIFGHREYDVVLDAMKAGEPFGVMSGFMPSGRAHLGGKMVMEEVIWHQHMGAHAHVAIADIEAHVVRGIPWERCRQLGMEEYVLSMIALGLKPDAHIYFQSASESIKSLALELASKANLSELMAIYGFSGETSIAHMHAPLIQSADILSPQLTQPMPVVVPVGSDQDPHIRLTRDLADRMNMLSVFQDPNGGGVKVYLRDAPREMLEELTDELINRFGITSHEGHIDVQGDGVSAEQVLQEVQRAARTVERRHGGFGFIPPSSIYHKFMEGLTGGKMSSSKPESYIALTEPPEQAAKKVMRAKTGGRTSLKEQREMGGVPEQCVVYAMLLFHLIEDDEQLTEIYTQCRAGERMCGQCKQEAADAVYRFLKEHQEKREQARDMLDEYHILM; encoded by the coding sequence ATGAAGCTCGACCCATGGGGCTCTGGGGCGCTGGAGGATTATGAGAGGCTGTTCGGGGAGTTTGGAATCCAGCCATTTGAGCCTCTGCTCTCGAGGATGCCAAACCCCCACAGGCTGATGCGAAGACGAATAATATTCGGGCACAGGGAGTACGACGTAGTGCTCGATGCCATGAAGGCTGGTGAGCCCTTTGGAGTGATGAGTGGGTTCATGCCCAGCGGGAGGGCTCACCTTGGCGGCAAGATGGTGATGGAGGAGGTGATATGGCATCAGCACATGGGGGCACACGCACACGTGGCAATCGCAGACATCGAGGCTCATGTTGTCAGGGGCATTCCCTGGGAGCGATGCAGGCAGCTGGGCATGGAGGAATACGTGCTCAGCATGATAGCACTTGGACTCAAGCCAGACGCCCACATATATTTTCAGTCGGCCTCCGAGAGCATAAAGAGCCTCGCGCTCGAGCTCGCATCAAAGGCAAACCTCAGCGAACTCATGGCGATATACGGCTTCTCTGGGGAGACCAGCATTGCCCACATGCACGCTCCCCTGATACAGAGTGCGGACATCCTGAGCCCCCAGCTCACACAGCCCATGCCCGTGGTGGTGCCCGTGGGCTCTGACCAGGACCCCCACATAAGGCTCACGAGGGACCTTGCCGACAGGATGAACATGCTCTCGGTGTTCCAGGACCCAAACGGCGGCGGGGTGAAGGTGTATCTCCGAGATGCCCCAAGAGAGATGCTCGAGGAGCTAACGGATGAGCTCATCAACAGGTTTGGCATAACATCCCATGAAGGGCACATCGACGTTCAGGGAGATGGCGTATCAGCCGAGCAGGTACTTCAAGAGGTGCAAAGAGCTGCCCGCACCGTGGAAAGGCGGCATGGTGGCTTTGGCTTCATCCCTCCTTCATCGATATACCACAAGTTCATGGAGGGGCTAACAGGAGGTAAGATGTCCTCGAGCAAGCCCGAGAGCTACATCGCCCTCACAGAGCCTCCCGAGCAGGCGGCAAAAAAGGTGATGAGGGCAAAGACTGGGGGAAGGACGAGCCTTAAAGAGCAAAGGGAAATGGGCGGTGTGCCCGAGCAGTGCGTGGTGTATGCCATGCTGCTCTTTCACCTGATTGAAGATGACGAACAGCTCACCGAGATTTACACACAGTGCAGGGCTGGAGAGAGGATGTGTGGCCAGTGCAAGCAGGAGGCTGCTGATGCAGTGTACCGTTTTCTAAAGGAGCATCAGGAAAAGCGAGAGCAGGCAAGGGATATGCTCGATGAATACCATATCCTAATGTGA
- a CDS encoding Zn-ribbon domain-containing protein gives MAHRCTRCGAVFQSGDMTILEGCPKCGWNKFLYVPEKSLPETAEAPPSNPVDLLIRDVDEFISKDERTPESGKRIESIRILQPGSYELNLEMLLKRREIVIAVKENGEYILHVPSVFGVREKRRR, from the coding sequence ATGGCTCACAGGTGCACACGGTGTGGGGCCGTGTTTCAGAGCGGGGATATGACCATCCTCGAGGGATGTCCCAAGTGCGGATGGAACAAGTTTCTGTACGTGCCAGAAAAGTCCCTTCCCGAGACAGCGGAGGCGCCCCCTTCCAATCCAGTGGATTTGCTGATAAGGGATGTGGACGAGTTCATCTCAAAGGATGAGCGCACGCCAGAGAGTGGAAAGCGCATAGAGAGCATAAGGATATTGCAGCCAGGCTCATATGAGCTGAACCTCGAGATGCTGCTCAAGAGACGGGAGATTGTGATAGCGGTAAAGGAAAATGGAGAGTACATCCTTCACGTGCCATCGGTGTTTGGCGTGAGAGAAAAAAGAAGGCGGTGA
- a CDS encoding DHH family phosphoesterase, translating into MTERCAEYQRLKELLKEAKGELLYLCHKNADADAIGSAFVLRTLFGGDVGLADNLNRVAKVMCAYLGISPIESPSTEDYELVVVVDTSNTTQLNNLPLRRYCVVDHHVTYELEENAELFINEPETSTSEILLKMLRCWRIPLTRMVSIALLAGIITDTGHLRHARSSTFLHISEILSEGLVSYGEVLDIISTTPQDPSMRQAVLKAAQRMQLHRAGEFVVASSKVSSFTDAASAGLVGLGADAAFVATPLEEGVRISARARREVVSAGLNLGELLSKMARDVDGGGGGHPAAAGLEVRGKGVELLEECVKRAVEQLQRMRR; encoded by the coding sequence TTGACAGAAAGGTGTGCTGAGTATCAGAGGCTAAAGGAGCTGCTCAAGGAAGCCAAAGGTGAGCTGCTGTATCTGTGCCATAAGAACGCCGATGCCGATGCAATAGGCAGTGCCTTTGTGCTAAGGACGCTGTTTGGTGGAGACGTGGGGCTTGCTGATAATCTCAACAGGGTTGCCAAGGTGATGTGTGCGTATCTTGGGATAAGTCCCATAGAGTCTCCCTCGACAGAGGATTATGAACTCGTGGTGGTCGTGGACACCTCCAACACGACCCAGCTCAACAACCTCCCCTTAAGGAGGTACTGCGTAGTCGACCATCATGTGACCTATGAGCTTGAAGAGAATGCGGAGCTGTTCATCAACGAGCCCGAGACCTCCACATCGGAGATACTGCTCAAGATGCTGCGCTGCTGGCGCATTCCCCTCACGAGAATGGTCTCAATAGCCCTGCTCGCTGGCATCATCACCGACACTGGCCATCTCAGGCATGCCAGGAGTAGCACGTTTCTTCACATCTCCGAGATACTATCTGAGGGTCTTGTGAGCTATGGCGAGGTGCTGGATATAATATCCACCACCCCACAGGACCCCTCGATGAGGCAGGCGGTGCTCAAGGCTGCGCAGAGGATGCAGTTGCACAGGGCAGGGGAGTTCGTGGTGGCAAGCTCGAAAGTGAGCTCCTTCACCGATGCCGCCTCGGCTGGGCTGGTGGGACTTGGGGCAGATGCTGCGTTTGTTGCCACGCCGCTCGAGGAGGGTGTTAGAATCAGCGCAAGGGCGAGAAGGGAAGTGGTTTCTGCAGGGCTGAACCTCGGGGAGCTGCTCTCGAAAATGGCGAGGGACGTGGATGGAGGAGGAGGGGGGCATCCAGCGGCAGCCGGGCTCGAGGTCAGGGGGAAGGGCGTGGAGCTGCTCGAAGAGTGTGTGAAGCGGGCTGTGGAGCAGCTTCAGAGGATGCGAAGGTAG